A single Muntiacus reevesi chromosome 9, mMunRee1.1, whole genome shotgun sequence DNA region contains:
- the LOC136174612 gene encoding olfactory receptor 51F2-like: protein MSSFNQSIFHPTVFFLTGIPGFETYHAWIFIPFCCLYVIAISGNGMILFVIIIESSLHEPMYYFLSMLSFTDLGLCLSTLVTMVGIFWFNAREISFDACIGQMFFIHGFTFMESSVLLAMAFDRYVAICNPLRYVTILTNSRIIKVGFAIVIRGTTALVPLLLLLKHLSFCGSHILHHSYCFHPDVMKLSCTDTKINSAFGLAIVISTAALDSVLILLSYVLIIHSVLSIASPEERKKAFGTCVSHISAVAIFYIPMISLSLVHRFGKHAPPLVHTLIANIYLLIPPVMNPIIYSVKTKQIQKAMVKMVLSKII, encoded by the coding sequence ATGTCATCCTTCAATCAGAGCATTTTCCACCCTACAGTCTTCTTTCTTACTGGCATCCCTGGTTTTGAAACCTACCATGCCTGGATCTTCATCCCATTCTGTTGTCTCTATGTCATTGCCATCTCAGGGAATGGCATGATCTTGTTTGTCATCATCATTGAGTCAAGCCTTCATGAACCCATGTACTATTTTCTCTCCATGTTATCCTTCACAGACCTAGGACTATGCCTTTCCACACTGGTCACCATGGTGGGTATTTTCTGGTTCAATGCCCGAGAAATCAGCTTTGATGCCTGCATTGGCCAAATGTTCTTTATCCATGGTTTCACATTCATGGAGTCCTCGGTACTCCTTGCAATGGCCTTTGACCGCTATGTTGCCATCTGTAATCCACTGAGATACGTCACAATCTTAACCAATTCAAGGATCATCAAAGTGGGCTTTGCAATTGTTATTAGGGGGACAACAGCTCTGGTTCCTTTACTCCTGCTCCTTAAGCATCTGTCCTTCTGTGGAAGTCATATTCTGCACCATTCATATTGTTTCCATCCTGATGTGATGAAGCTTTCATGCACAGACACCAAGATCAACAGTGCATTTGGTCTGGCCATTGTCATCTCTACCGCTGCCTTGGACTCTGTTTTGATCCTCCTCTCCTATGTCCTGATCATCCACTCCGTGCTCAGCATTGCCTCCCCAGAGGAGCGGAAAAAGGCCTTTGGAACTTGTGTATCCCACATAAGTGCCGTTGCCATCTTCTACATCCCCATGATCAGCTTGTCACTTGTACATAGATTTGGGAAGCATGCCCCTCCCCTTGTGCATACTCTCATTGCCAACATTTATCTGCTCATCCCTCCTGTAATGAATCCCATAATCTACAGTGTGAAGACAAAGCAAATTCAGAAGGCCATGGTCAAAATGgttctttctaaaataatttag